A genomic stretch from Setaria viridis chromosome 1, Setaria_viridis_v4.0, whole genome shotgun sequence includes:
- the LOC117848499 gene encoding auxin-responsive protein SAUR71: MKRLLRRLSRTVAAAEDGAGPAAARGHLRQKKGKGAASASAAVVPEGHVPVCVGEEGGPVERFAVRAELLGEPAFAALLRRAAQEYGYAHPGALRIPCPAAEFRRLLLRLSDDNPSSSSAAATTC, encoded by the coding sequence ATGAAGCGGCTCCTGAGGCGGCTCTCCCgcaccgtggcggcggcggaggacggcgccggcccggcggcggcgcgcggccaccTGCGCcagaagaagggcaagggcgcggcgtcggcgtctgCGGCGGTGGTGCCGGAGGGCCACGTCCCCGTGTGCGTCGGCGAGGAGGGCGGTCCCGTCGAGCGCTTCGCCGTGCGCGCCGAGCTGCTGGGCGAGCCGGCCTTCGCggcgctcctccgccgcgccgcgcaggAGTACGGCTACGCCCACCCCGGCGCGCTCCGCATcccctgccccgccgccgagttccgccgcctcctgctccgcctcTCCGACGAcaacccctcctcctcttccgccgccgccaccacctgctaG